TGGGTTGAAGTCCTCAAACGCCGCAATGTCCTGATCTCCGCCTCGATTTCAATTTTCTGGATGGTGTGGCTCTGGAGTTGGCTCAGCTTTGGCACGCTTTTTCTGACGAAGGTGAAAGGCTATCAACCGGGCTCGGCGGGCGTGTTGATGGCTGCGCTCGGAGCCGGCGGATTCCTCGGGATGACGGCGATGTGCGCTCTCTCCGACAGGATCGGCCGCAAGCCGGTCGTGATGATGGCGGCCGTTGTCGGCCTGATCGGCACGCTTACCGCAATCTATTTGCCGGACGGGAGCATGGCAATCACATGGGCTGTCCTCTTCGTGACGTCGTTCGTCACCTGGGGCATGTGTCCGGTGATCCTGTCGGTCATCCCCAGCGAGTCCGTGCCTTCGAACTGGGTCGCTCTCGGCGTCGCGGTTGTAACCTGCCTTGCCGAGTTCGCCGGGATCATCATCGCGCCACCGGGGCTTGGCGCTCTCGCGGATCATTTCGGTCTGCTTACCTCCATGACGGTGGCGGCGTTCGGCATGGTCCCAATGTTCTTAATCAGCTTGGCCCTGAAAGAAACCGCGCCTCGCCTTGTGTCTAAGGCGTTGACGGTTGCGCCTTGAGCGGGATTCACGGACCGCAGGTAGCCGCACAAGCCCCGTCCACGATCCCTCACTCTGAACGGTAACTGCTTGGGTTCAGTCCCACCACGCGCTTGAATGTCCGCGCGAAAGAAATCGGGGAGGCGTACCCGAGCTGATCGGAAACGACTGACACCGTCATACCCGATGCCAGACGGCGAACTGCCAAGTGCATTCGCCACTCCGTCAGATAGTGGATGGGCGTTTCGCCGACGCAGGCGAAGAATTCGAGGGCGAAATGCGTCCGGGACATTCCGGCTTCTTTGGCAAGAGAGGCCACAGTCCAATTCTGATCCGGTGAAGTATGTATGACTTGCAGGGCTCGGCTGATCCGCGGATGCAGAAGCCCACGCAATATACCTCGCGTTTCGTGACCGTCGGTTTCGAGATGGACGCGCACTGCCTGTATGAAAATCAGGTCGGCAAGCCGGCTGATTGCAGCGGCATAGCCAGATTTCGGTGTCGAATCCTTCGTCGCTATGAACTCGAGGAAGAGATCGAGCCAGCCGAGGACCTTGAGCCGCTCGGCGGGAATATGGATGATCCGTGGCAGCGCCCGCAGCAAGGGATTCCGCTGCGGATCGGGAAATTCCGAGACGAGATCGATTATGATCGTGCGTTCACCGCCGCCGCCGGAGCGGTAGTGCACCGGCGCCGGATATTGACTCTGAGGCCGCCACAGCGGATGTCCGATCGAGTTGAGTAAGGTCGAAACCGGCGTTCCTTCCTTGCCGGGTTCTGCACCGAGCGTATGAGCGTCGCCGTGTGGAAAGGCTATGAAATCGCCTTTACGCAGCGTTATCGCTGATCCGTCGGTTGCCGTACAAAAGCACTGTCCCTCAGCGACAATGTGACAA
The Pseudolabrys sp. FHR47 genome window above contains:
- a CDS encoding MFS transporter is translated as MVYFLGWGFSAADRLLIAMLFPYVLPEFGLDFTMAGVLMAAMSIGYLVLAVGGGALSDKFGRKVVILPSVLVFSIGSALTGLATSVVQLIGWRTVVGAAEGSYNMAATAQIAEESPPDKRGMYVGFYTSAFPLFASFVAPLYGTMIAEAWGWRWACYLTIVPGLLLVPYIWLKIRERGHASTSASGVATSQANTGAGPSWVEVLKRRNVLISASISIFWMVWLWSWLSFGTLFLTKVKGYQPGSAGVLMAALGAGGFLGMTAMCALSDRIGRKPVVMMAAVVGLIGTLTAIYLPDGSMAITWAVLFVTSFVTWGMCPVILSVIPSESVPSNWVALGVAVVTCLAEFAGIIIAPPGLGALADHFGLLTSMTVAAFGMVPMFLISLALKETAPRLVSKALTVAP
- a CDS encoding AraC family transcriptional regulator; translated protein: MSDALSAMHMDSGVLGLFEFGAPWAVFHPSLKGVLCHIVAEGQCFCTATDGSAITLRKGDFIAFPHGDAHTLGAEPGKEGTPVSTLLNSIGHPLWRPQSQYPAPVHYRSGGGGERTIIIDLVSEFPDPQRNPLLRALPRIIHIPAERLKVLGWLDLFLEFIATKDSTPKSGYAAAISRLADLIFIQAVRVHLETDGHETRGILRGLLHPRISRALQVIHTSPDQNWTVASLAKEAGMSRTHFALEFFACVGETPIHYLTEWRMHLAVRRLASGMTVSVVSDQLGYASPISFARTFKRVVGLNPSSYRSE